In Desulfomonilia bacterium, a single window of DNA contains:
- a CDS encoding AAA family ATPase, translating into MTIFIIVGMPASGKNCAKDYAKAKGYPYFATGDIVRMEVAKRAIEANAENMGSVSTEMRGADGLGVTRQALSTALNQNSPVVFLEGMRSWPEIKLIKESADACVIAFLAPRKLRLERIMSRGRSDDSAEAFDARDMREIEYGTAVPVALADAYILNTSSMDDAVNTLDEIVKKSLMRG; encoded by the coding sequence TGCGAAGGATTACGCAAAGGCCAAGGGTTATCCGTATTTTGCAACAGGTGATATTGTCAGGATGGAAGTGGCAAAAAGAGCAATTGAGGCCAATGCTGAAAACATGGGCAGTGTTTCGACCGAGATGAGGGGGGCTGACGGTCTGGGGGTTACCAGGCAGGCGCTTTCAACAGCGCTTAACCAGAATTCGCCCGTCGTATTCCTCGAAGGCATGCGCTCATGGCCGGAAATTAAACTTATTAAGGAAAGTGCTGATGCCTGTGTTATAGCTTTTCTTGCACCCAGAAAATTAAGGCTCGAAAGAATCATGAGCCGGGGACGCTCGGATGATTCGGCGGAAGCGTTCGACGCGCGCGACATGCGCGAGATCGAATACGGTACAGCCGTTCCTGTAGCGCTCGCGGACGCCTATATCCTCAATACCTCCTCGATGGATGATGCTGTTAACACACTGGATGAAATAGTGAAAAAATCATTAATGAGGGGATAA